From Ascochyta rabiei chromosome 12, complete sequence, the proteins below share one genomic window:
- a CDS encoding Choline-phosphate cytidylyltransferase, whose protein sequence is MPPKRKRSNTVGSVKKDAMDVVQPLSRDASNEGVKDSVLQQVTSKKERQAESTGATKRGRAGPPNDDSDADDDDDDDGERISKKSKRSSADILKNGENGEASTMRMEAPPGAGLTDPAGGFKTNPPSLDRPIRVYADGVFDLFHIGHMRALQQAKSAFAHLAPNNPQVELVVGVTGDTETHKRKGLTVLSARERAESVRHCKWVDEVIPDCPWIVTTDFLEKHKIDYVAHDDLPYGADEGDDIYGPIKERGMFLVTQRTEGLSTTGIITKIVRDYDQYIDRQLKRGTSRKELNVSWLKKNELDLKRNMVEFRDSIKANWATTGQELTKDFRQFWQSSRPASPARTPTREHSNAMEQAAVDARSPSALSRLSHLDIPRASNAERGSSEFTAGYNLGLIGGVRAWMARSRRNLNDSRPQSPSNSSDDEREDRSPQAEPRRGRSGKKSDDLDIEA, encoded by the exons ATGCCACCTAAGCGCAAGAGGTCCAACACCGTTGGCTCGGTCAAGAAAGACGCCATGGATGTGGTGCAGCCATTGTCTCGCGACGCGTCCAATGAGGGCGTCAAAGATTCGGTTCTGCAGCAAGTCACGTCCAAGAAAGAGCGCCAGGCCGAATCGACAGGCGCGACAAAACGCGGACGCGCCGGACCCCCCAACGACGACAGcgacgccgacgacgacgacgacgacgacggcgagCGCATCAGCAAGAAGAGCAAGCGCTCCTCCGCCGACATACTCAAGAACGGCGAGAATGGTGAGGCCAGCACAATGCGCATGGAGGCGCCCCCAGGTGCCGGTCTCACGGACCCCGCCGGTGGGTTCAAGACGAATCCCCCCTCATTGGACCGCCCCATCAGAGTGTACGCAGACGGTGTCTTTGACCTCTTCCACATCGGTCACATGCGCGCATTGCAGCAAGCCAAGAGCGCCTTTGCCCACTTAGCTCCCAACAATCCCCAGGTCGAGCTCGTAGTCGGCGTCACGGGCGACACGGAGACGCACAAGCGCAAGGGCCTTACTGTCTTATCGGCGAGGGAACGCGCCGAGAGTGTGCGACACTGCAAATGGGTCGACGAGGTCATCCCTGACTGTCCTTGGATCGTTACAACCGACTTCCTCGAGAAGCACAAGATCGACTATGTCGCCCACGACGACCTTCCCTACGGCGCCGATGAGGGCGACGACATCTACGGACCTATCAAAGAGAGGGGCATGTTCCTTGTTACCCAGCGAACCGAGGGTCTGAGCACAACGGGTATCATCACCAA GATCGTCCGCGACTATGACCAGTACATCGACCGCCAGCTCAAGCGTGGCACGTCGCGCAAGGAGCTCAACGTCTCATGGCTCAAGAAGAACGAGCTCGATCTTAAGCGCAACATGGTGGAGTTCCGCGACAGCATCAAGGCCAACTGGGCCACTACTGGGCAAGAACTTACAAAGGACTTCCGTCAGTTCTGGCAATCGAGTCGCCCAGCTAGTCCAGCCAGGACGCCTACCCGTGAACACTCGAACGCCATGGAGCAGGCTGCCGTGGACGCCCGATCACCGTCTGCTCTGTCGAGACTTAGTCATCTAGACATTCCGCGTGCAAGCAATGCAGAAAGAGGAAGCTCCGAGTTCACAGCTGGTTACAACCTGGGTTTGATCGGTGGTGTGAGGGCATGG ATGGCCAGGAGTCGCCGCAACTTGAACGACAGCAGGCCACAAAGCCCATCAAACAGCAGCGACGACGAGCGCGAAGACCGCAGTCCCCAAGCTGAGCCTCGCCGGGGACGCAGCGGCAAGAAGAGCGACGACCTGGACATTGAGGCTTAG
- a CDS encoding Cytosolic iron-sulfur protein assembly protein translates to MTTTTPTLTHLSTLSPPSNSRTWQTAPHPTQPIVATACSDRSVRVYSLTSFTLLHAITGGHKRSVRSCSWKPHTQGQSVLATGSFDSSAGIWRKEDGDRLEHEVGREIGDEESEDAEEYQFSCILDGHESEIKSLTWSPSGQYLATCSRDKSVWIWEELEDDNFETVAVLQEHDGDVKCVAWHPEEDLLVSSSYDDTVRFYREDQDDWVQVAMVEGHGMTVWWVEFEGPAMSKHDFRRQREALSAAQAQHVEALEQSGPRLATCADDCTVRIWRRKPREGQRQESGMPSIIRSAAIDEDWYQEAVLPRAHDRAIYSVSWSRATGLVVSAGSDGKIVVYRERWRSQGSNGSVNGTAMEGVEGVEGVEGVEGADGVSAAATESTEASVTEWVVVAEMYSAHDVFEINHVTWAKRADKGKRWDSEEVIVSTGDEGEVRVWTLDEAVLKA, encoded by the coding sequence ATGACCACTACGACGCCCACGCTCACACATCTTTCGACTCTTTCGCCGCCGTCCAACTCGCGGACATGGCAGACCGCGCCCCACCCGACGCAACCGATTGTCGCCACCGCCTGCTCTGACCGCAGCGTGCGCGTCTATAGCCTGACGTCGTTCACGCTGCTCCACGCCATCACAGGAGGCCACAAGCGCTCTGTCCGGAGCTGCAGCTGGAAGCCGCACACACAGGGACAGAGCGTCCTGGCGACAGGCTCTTTCGACTCCAGCGCAGGCATCTGGCGCAAGGAAGACGGCGACCGCCTCGAGCATGAAGTCGGCCGTGAGATTGGCGACGAAGAGAGCGAAGACGCGGAGGAGTACCAATTCTCTTGCATCCTCGACGGGCACGAATCAGAAATCAAGTCGCTCACGTGGAGTCCGAGCGGCCAGTATCTTGCCACCTGCTCGCGCGACAAGAGCGTGTGGATATGGGAGGAGCTGGAGGACGACAACTTTGAGACGGTCGCGGTGCTGCAGGAGCATGACGGTGACGTCAAGTGCGTGGCGTGGCATCCTGAGGAGGACCTGCTGGTGAGCAGCAGTTACGACGATACAGTCAGATTCTACAGGGAGGATCAGGATGATTGGGTGCAGGTCGCCATGGTGGAGGGGCATGGGATGACGGTTTGGTGGGTTGAGTTTGAGGGCCCTGCCATGTCCAAACATGACTTCAGAAGGCAGAGAGAGGCACTGTCAGCAGCGCAAGCACAGCACGTGGAAGCCTTGGAGCAGAGCGGGCCAAGACTAGCGACATGCGCAGACGACTGCACAGTGCGCATTTGGCGACGGAAACCAAGAGAGGGACAGAGGCAGGAGAGCGGCATGCCATCGATCATCCGATCTGCAGCCATCGACGAGGACTGGTACCAAGAAGCCGTGCTTCCACGAGCTCACGACCGTGCCATCTACTCTGTGAGCTGGAGTCGCGCGACCGGACTTGTCGTCAGTGCTGGGAGTGATGGCAAGATTGTCGTGTACAGGGAGAGGTGGAGGAGCCAGGGTTCGAACGGCAGTGTAAACGGCACGGCGATGGAAGGCGTCGAGGGCGTCGAGGGCGTCGAGGGCGTCGAGGGCGCGGATGGTGTTAGCGCTGCTGCGACAGAATCCACCGAGGCATCAGTGACTGAATGGGTTGTGGTCGCAGAGATGTACTCGGCGCACGACGTGTTCGAGATCAACCATGTTACGTGGGCGAAGAGGGCGGACAAGGGAAAGAGGTGGGACAGCGAGGAAGTCATTGTCAGCACAGGTGATGAGGGTGAGGTGCGCGTGTGGACCCTTGATGAGGCAGTTCTGAAGGCGTGA